One Festucalex cinctus isolate MCC-2025b chromosome 1, RoL_Fcin_1.0, whole genome shotgun sequence genomic region harbors:
- the ift57 gene encoding intraflagellar transport protein 57 homolog isoform X1, which translates to MPFHCHQQLVEEDASEVETRVCRSSFRSRDFPAASFQLPVEDNKKTSTDEEALNCQGSCLRSAQLRDTMQTCAPSWEASADRTWNQPSANNLSQYRTGVGSNWPTSFPGQGGICYQNVSPVSQAGFSPVPQGGNYGHELVSSRVSNYNMGQNSSVWNTGASSCNQRHIPAYQNPSGAVHGHAVGPEHHKFTSRFYQKSPPPPYAYNHITTGGQSIPSANTNQTPWQHPDTRSALPNTLEFQARQVFQEETQWQVMRRITQTIETQARVPDRAPVSTQVWMPERTQTMPENVPTSMQFGMLDRAPVSTQVWMPERTQKTMLERAPRSTQVWMPERTQTTMPKNVPTSTQVRMPETIQTMPERTPMSTQVWMPERTRTTMPKNVPTSTQVRMPETIQTMPERTPMSTQVWMPERTQTRTPEGAPTSTQVKMPERTRTTMPDRTPTSTQFWMPERAQTTMLEKAPMSTQVRMAERTQTMMAESAQVRMPETIQTMPERTPMSTQVWMPERTQTRTPEGAPTSTQVKMPERTRTTMPDRTPTSTQFWMPERAQTTMLEKAPMSTQVRMAERTQTMMAESAQVRMPETIQTMPERTPTSTQVRMPERTQTTMPKNVPTSTQVKMPERTRTTMPDRTPTSTQFWMPERAQTTMLEKAPMSAQVRMPERTPTSTQVRMSKRKRITQNSPDSSPHPVRAPEPLPTVCAAIREAAHVPGESSHLSKPENRSRSQHQTPTEDVPQPTNLEAVEPLPAAPSSASCSAQPMVAIMPPVAEGSPELAGQLLAAARGPLDQSCTGQQDPCAGDKGDQAASPVRKRQQRNVPQSFQPEEPESPEVDQSERPVAVQLKSLPTRKWTQEDLAVLIRDTHQAQMKSPMSSVLFNWKNVSAFWKHPTILLDTIRVGLYEKIINEASSFCNEHLSLDSAVLSEAMCDLNLSGLQVLQEGEGEGYSEAPYSSFWRNINPQLDDIDKEFGLERNLLPRLPSAPATAEDPSPEPKASSLEGEPQDQKEREQKLQHAQEPELDSAPFVPPSEDPDAAYSFVIKVLPQEQAKAIYDGINLTEEAPAKEDLKGSMETDPFDMELESFFEHWKDVLSDYEFFKNQDAAEGIGWADIDLSLSMDVDNHSTDSNRSQDASPRTEQKDDQETGNFAAPDYRESENIIRQDDDQEMENVCQGDHRELAYVSQKDDQRPLKGPQEDEQAILNVARQEDQETGKVPRKDDNQETAIDSQQKHVQEMAKVSQPVLVFPSKVSPPPERWTLQDNCRRVEVIPSKRYRGKRRLRLSLKKKRQKAKQSGISVPCLKKLKTKRVGKDAGKRAMGKEAPRANRKRPVELVLFGSAGGKRNYALVHHAPEILSVRPKGSSSIKQRIYEDWCRPPTRMDGKNKFTFQKKSYMVDMARKEPPLPTLIIRKDNGRMSLTLNKRKSKLDGPKKDAGALKQAADVLLKTASDSHRDKRHRVSERLPWDHHLCLVAMGTYAGATAAAAAIATGSS; encoded by the exons GGATCTTGCCTCCGTTCAGCTCAGCTGAGGGACACGATGCAGACATGCGCGCCCTCGTGGGAGGCGTCAGCGGACAGAACGTGGAACCAACCCAGCGCAAACAACCTGTCCCAGTACCGGACAGGTGTTGGTTCCAATTGGCCGACATCATTTCCCGGTCAAGGCGGCATATGCTACCAGAATGTGTCGCCGGTCTCTCAGGCCGGCTTCTCCCCTGTTCCACAAGGTGGGAACTATGGACATGAGCTCGTCTCCTCAAGAGTTTCTAATTACAACATGGGCCAGAATTCGTCTGTATGGAACACGGGAGCCTCTTCCTGCAACCAGAGACACATTCCCGCCTACCAGAACCCATCAGGAGCGGTTCACGGCCACGCTGTTGGACCTGAGCACCACAAGTTCACGAGTAGATTCTACCAGAAATCACCACCACCGCCATATGCATACAACCACATCACAACAGGCGGGCAGAGTATTCCTTCAGCCAACACCAATCAGACTCCTTGGCAACACCCAGACACGAGGTCTGCATTGCCGAACACTTTGGAGTTTCAAGCCAGACAAGTTTTTCAAGAGGAAACACAATGGCAGGTTATGAGACGGATCACTCAAACAATAGAGACGCAAGCAAGGGTGCCAGATAGGGCGCCGGTGAGTACGCAAGTTTGGATGCCAGAGAGGACACAAACAATGCCAGAGAATGTGCCAACGAGTATGCAATTTGGGATGCTAGATAGGGCGCCAGTGAGTACGCAAGTTTGGATGCCGGAGAGGACACAAAAAACGATGCTAGAGAGGGCGCCAAGGAGTACGCAAGTTTGGATGCCAGAGAGGACACAAACAACGATGCCAAAGAATGTGCCAACGAGTACGCAAGTTAGGATGCCAGAGACGATACAAACAATGCCGGAGAGGACCCCAATGAGTACGCAAGTTTGGATGCCAGAGAGGACACGAACAACGATGCCAAAGAATGTGCCAACGAGTACGCAAGTTAGGATGCCAGAGACGATACAAACAATGCCGGAGAGGACCCCAATGAGTACGCAAGTTTGGATGCCAGAGAGGACACAAACAAGGACGCCAGAGGGAGCGCCAACGAGTACGCAAGTTAAGATGCCAGAGAGGACACGAACAACGATGCCAGATAGGACGCCAACGAGTACACAATTTTGGATGCCAGAGAGGGCACAAACAACGATGCTAGAGAAGGCGCCAATGAGTACGCAAGTTAGGATGGCGGAGAGGACACAAACAATGATGGCAGAGAGTGCACAAGTTAGGATGCCAGAGACGATACAAACAATGCCGGAGAGGACCCCAATGAGTACGCAAGTTTGGATGCCAGAGAGGACACAAACAAGGACGCCAGAGGGAGCGCCAACGAGTACGCAAGTTAAGATGCCAGAGAGGACACGAACAACGATGCCAGATAGGACGCCAACGAGTACACAATTTTGGATGCCAGAGAGGGCACAAACAACGATGCTAGAGAAGGCGCCAATGAGTACGCAAGTTAGGATGGCGGAGAGGACACAAACAATGATGGCAGAGAGTGCACAAGTTAGGATGCCAGAGACGATACAAACAATGCCGGAGAGGACGCCAACGAGTACGCAAGTTAGGATGCCAGAGAGGACACAAACAACGATGCCAAAGAATGTGCCAACGAGTACGCAAGTTAAGATGCCAGAGAGGACACGAACAACGATGCCAGATAGGACGCCAACGAGTACACAATTTTGGATGCCAGAGAGGGCACAAACAACGATGCTAGAGAAGGCGCCAATGAGTGCACAAGTTAGGATGCCAGAGAGGACACCAACGAGTACGCAGGTTAGGATGTCAAAGAGGAAGCGCATCACTCAAAACTCTCCAGATTCATCACCTCACCCAGTACGGGCACCGGAACCACTTCCGACCGTCTGTGCCGCAATTCGGGAAGCAGCGCATGTCCCCGGAGAGTCGTCACATCTAAGCAAACCGGAGAACAGAAGCCGCTCCCAGCACCAGACGCCAACAGAAGATGTTCCACAGCCAACAAATCTTGAAGCAGTTGAACCCCTCCCCGCTGCCCCCTCATCAGCGAGTTGCTCAGCTCAGCCAATGGTTGCCATCATGCCACCTGTGGCGGAGGGAAGTCCAGAGCTCGCTGGCCAGCTTCTGGCCGCTGCACGTGGTCCTCTTGATCAGAGTTGCACTGGCCAGCAGGACCCATGTGCGGGTGATAAAGGAGATCAGGCAGCAAGTCCAGTTAGAAAACGGCAGCAACGAAATGTTCCTCAATCTTTCCAGCCAGAAGAGCCTGAAAGCCCAGAAGTGGACCAAAGTGAGAGGCCAGTCGCTGTTCAACTCAAGTCTCTCCCAACGCGGAAGTGGACTCAAGAAGACTTAGCGGTACTCATCAGGGACACCCATCAAGCCCAGATGAAGTCTCCCATGTCTTCAGTCCTGTTTAACTGGAAAAATGTATCCGCGTTCTGGAAACATCCAACAATACTGCTGGACACCATCAGGGTAGGCTTGTACGAAAAGATCATAAATGAGGCCTCTTCATTTTGCAATGAGCACTTGAGTCTGGACTCTGCGGTGCTGTCAGAAGCCATGTGCGATTTGAACCTCAGCGGCCTTCAGGTGCTTCAAGAGGGCGAGGGCGAGGGCTACTCTGAAGCACCTTACTCGTCGTTCTGGCGGAACATCAACCCACAGCTCGATGACATCGATAAAGAGTTTGGCTTGGAGAGGAACTTGCTTCCACGTTTGCCTTCTGCGCCCGCGACAGCTGAGGATCCTTCACCAGAGCCCAAAGCCAGCTCCTTGGAAGGAGAGCCACAAGACCAGAAAGAAAGGGAACAAAAACTGCAACATGCGCAAGAGCCAGAGTTGGACTCTGCTCCATTTGTGCCTCCCAGTGAAGATCCAGATGCTGCGTACTCGTTCGTCATCAAAGTTCTGCCCCAAGAGCAAGCCAAAGCCATCTACGACGGTATAAATCTCACAGAAGAGGCTCCTGCCAAAGAGGACCTGAAAGGCTCCATGGAAACGGACCCGTTTGACATGGAGTTGGAGTCTTTCTTTGAACACTGGAAAGATGTCCTTTCTGATTatgaatttttcaaaaatcaagaCGCAGCAGAGGGAATCGGGTGGGCCGATATTGACCTCTCCCTAAGTATGGATGTAGACAACCACTCCACGGATTCCAATCGATCCCAGGATGCTTCTCCACGGACAGAACAAAAGGATGATCAAGAGACAGGAAATTTTGCCGCGCCAGATTACCGAGAGTCAGAGAACATAATCCGACAAGATGATGACCAAGAGATGGAAAATGTCTGCCAAGGAGATCACAGAGAGTTGGCTTACGTCTCCCAAAAAGATGACCAACGGCCGTTAAAGGGTCCCCAAGAAGATGAGCAAGCAATTTTAAATGTCGCCCGACAGGAAGACCAAGAGACGGGAAAGGTTCCCCGAAAAGATGACAACCAAGAGACAGCAATTGACTCACAACAGAAACATGTCCAGGAGATGGCAAAAGTCTCCCAGCCAGTCTTAGTTTTTCCATCCAAAGTTTCTCCTCCACCTGAGAGGTGGACATTACAGGACAACTGTCGTCGCGTGGAAGTGATCCCGTCTAAACGATACCGAGGCAAGAGGCGGCTCCGTCTTTCCCTGAAGAAAAAGCGGCAGAAAGCCAAACAGTCCGGCATCAGCGTTCCCTGCCTGAAAAAGTTGAAAACCAAACGCGTCGGCAAGGACGCCGGCAAACGAGCGATGGGCAAAGAAGCCCCGCGGGCAAACCGCAAGCGGCCCGTGGAGCTGGTGCTCTTTGGCTCGGCCGGAGGCAAGCGCAACTACGCTCTGGTCCATCACGCGCCGGAGATCCTCAGCGTGAGGCCCAAAGGCAGTAGTTCCATCAAGCAGAGGATCTACGAAGACTGGTGCCGACCTCCGACCAGGATGGACGGCAAAAACAAATTCACATTTCAGAAGAAGTCGTACATGGTGGACATGGCCAGAAAAGAGCCGCCTTTGCCCACCTTGATCATCCGGAAAGACAACGGCAGGATGTCGTTGACCCTGAACAAAAGAAAGTCCAAGCTGGACGGACCCAAGAAGGATGCCGGGGCCCTCAAACAAGCTGCTGATGTTCTGCTGAAGACCGCAAGTGACTCTCATCGCG ACAAACGTCACCGGGTGAGCGAAAGACTGCCGTGGGACCACCACCTTTGTTTGGTCGCCATGGGAACGTATGCCGGAGCAACAGCAGCGGCAGCCGCCATCGCAACGG GCTCAAGTTGA
- the LOC144013278 gene encoding uncharacterized protein LOC144013278: MSELLTSQVLHEQLSVIMAALSKAAVLDICELLERALVGLRDEVSRSQRENRELRSRLNLIESVVVRGSLGPASPEDAREQPAGQRDHQGGQADEGAAVSGEQPPDVVLIKDEGSDCETEDAMLAVTVEDVTEDAAVTPPPPPSRRRRRKGQDRVADRKCGPAGALNIAAVYSLDVGHDVAAGGHSESDADDQLPPHSSENVCWTEPVSDDVATGNDDDDDDVFALRMVSAATGSAPPDFSSDRRDGWSSAGAGKGRRRSACGVCGKTFASARNRDVHTRIHTGERPFGCQQCGKRFMQSAHLKSHLSIHTGARPHACPRCPRTFSSNYSLNVHLRKRHADT, encoded by the exons ATGTCGGAGCTGCTAACGTCTCAAGTCCTCCACGAGCAGCTGAGCGTCATCATGGCGGCGCTGAGCAAGGCGGCCGTGCTGGACATCTGCGAGCTGCTCGAGCGAGCTTTGGTCGGCCTCCGAGACGAAGTCAGCCGCAGCCAGCGGGAGAACCGCGAGCTCCGAAGCAGACTCAACCTCATCGAGTCCGTCGTGGTCCGCGGCAGTCTCGGCCCTGCCTCGCCGGAGGACGCCCGCGAGCAACCCGCGGGACAGCGGGACCATCAGGGCGGACAAGCCGACGAAGGGGCTGCTGTTTCCGGGGAGCAG CCTCCCGACGTGGTTCTGATCAAAGACGAAGGCTCGGATTGTGAGACAG AGGACGCCATGTTGGCGGTCACCGTGGAGGACGTGACGGAGGACGCGGCCgtcacgccgccgccgccaccctcGCGGCGCAGGAGGAGGAAGGGGCAAGACCGGGTCGCGGACAGGAAGTGCGGCCCGGCCGGGGCCCTCAACATAGCCGCCGTGTACTCGTTGGACGTTGGCCACGACGTGGCGGCGGGAGGACACTCGG AATCGGACGCCGACGACCAGCTGCCGCCTCACTCGTCCGAAAACGTGTGTTGGACCGAGCCGGTGTCGGACGACGTCGCCACCggcaacgacgacgacgacgacgacgtatTCGCCCTCCGGATGGTCAGCGCCGCGACGGGCTCGGCGCCGCCCGACTTCTCCTCGGACCGCCGTGACGGCTGGTCGTCGGCGGGGGCGGGCAAAGGGCGTCGGCGCAGCGCGTGCGGCGTGTGCGGCAAGACCTTCGCCTCGGCGCGGAACCGCGACGTGCACACGCGCATCCACACGGGCGAGCGGCCCTTCGGCTGCCAGCAGTGCGGCAAGCGCTTCATGCAGTCGGCGCACCTCAAGTCGCACCTGAGCATCCACACGGGGGCGCGGCCGCACGCCTGCCCGCGCTGCCCGCGCACCTTCTCCTCCAACTATTCCCTCAACGTGCACCTCAGAAAGCGGCACGCCGACACGTGA